The Oryctolagus cuniculus chromosome 13, mOryCun1.1, whole genome shotgun sequence sequence AGTACATCATGTAAATACTTACCAAAATGTTTTCTCTAAAACCAACTCAATGATTGTTAAAaaggttgttaaaaaaaaatgttacagagTTCAATCTGGTTAGAGGCAATAAAAACATGTTCAGGCAAGTAGGCAATACTAAATATATAAtctaaattaatattttactacTAAATAGCCAAATGTGTTTAATTATATTAGATAGGTTATGAAAATTCAAGGCCACTCATATAGACAATCTGATCTTTGGACTCCACAGCTACTTTTCTATATAAGAATTCAAACCACCCTTCTAGAAAGTGaaaattcaggggccggcgctgtggcatagcgggttaagcttctgcctgcccatatggatgccggttcggatcagcacagctctggctgttgcagccaactggggagtaaaccagaggacagaagacctctctctctgtctgcctctccttttctctctgtgtaactctgaatttcaaataaataaataaatcttttttaaaagaagcaaagaaaatgaaaattcaatagTAAATTTCCATCTGTCTGGATTCTTTTATAAATTCTCATTTTTATATCCAaaaccccctccccttcctctcccttgaTTTTGCTACTTTTAAGTCAAGCATCCCACATGCCTAATCCAGAAAGGAGAGCCTGATTCTCCATTTTGCAGGAGCTGGATCCTCAGGCTTTAAAGCTAACATTCGGTTTTTAAAGAGCCAAAACCAAAAGTGTTCTCCATCTCAGAAAGCCCCTGGCTCTCAGAATGCAGGtctttcttccaggcctcctaacACTTCACATCCAAGAAGAAATCAGCTGAGCATTATCAGCAAGGATAATAAGGAATTATTATTTAATGCTTGTAATAGTCTgcatgtaatttattttatttgagagttagagttacagacagtgagagggagagacagaaaagtctgccttccgttggtttactctccaaatggccacaatggctggagctgcaccaatctgaagctaggagccaggcgtttcttcctggtctcccacatgggtgcaggggcccatggacttgggccatcttccactgctttcccagaccatagcagagagttggactggaagtagagcagctgggactagaactggcacccatatgggatgccagcgctgcaggtggaggattaaactactgcaccatggcgccagcccctgcttgtTATTCTTGACAAGGTTGAGATGGAAGAAGAGTATATTAACCAAGTTTATCAAGCTGGATATCATTAGACTGCATTCTATGATGCTAACATTAATGACCAGGCTGGGATGTGAGTTAGTCCTAACAAAATCGTGcttagaaagcaaaataaaagggGTCaggatgtggcacagcaggtaaagctgccacctgcgacactggtgacactcatatgggctctggtttgagacctggctgttccacttcccatccagttccctacgaaggctcctgggaaagcagaagaagatggaccaagtgcttggggccctgtacccacgtgtgagacccagagaaactcctggctttggcctggcccagctcttggttattgcagccatttggggagtgaaccagtggatggaagacctttccctctgcctctttctctaactctgtctttcaaataaataaaataaaataataaaaaaaaataagagaaggatGCTTAATTGATGGATCCAACCAGCAACTCATAAAACAGTCCCATGATTCAATCAGTATTATCcatctctctggcactctgcctcaTTTCTAATCTTGAGAAATAATTCCCAAGAACCAATTACAATGTCAGcctaggggccagccctgtggcatagtgggtaaagctgctgcctgcagtgctggtatcccatatggacgccagttcgagtcccagatgctccacttccgatccagctctctgctatggcctgggaaagctgtggaagatggcccaagtccttgagcccctacacccctgtgagagacgagacttggaagaggctcctggcccctggctttggatcagctcagctctgacggttgcggtcatttgtggagtgaaccagcggatagaagacctcgctctcgctccctctctgtgtaactttctgaatttcaaatcaataaataaatcttaaaaaaaaaaaaaaagtcaaactaacAATGAACCTTTCCCCAATTCTTACATTTTCACATATccaataaaatgttatttctccCCTTCTGAACTATACTTCtagttccttttaaaaaaattatttatgtatttatttgaaagtcagagttagagagagagagagagagatggaaaaacagagagattttccatccactggttcacttctaagCCTTTTTGGGAgccccaccatggccagggctgggccaggctgaagccaggaaccataagcttcatctaggtctcccacgtgggtggcaggggcccaaacaattggaccatcttccattgctttttcccaggccattagtagggagctgaattggaagtggagccgctgagatacaaattggtacccatatgggatgccagcatcgctggcagtggctttacccattacaatgttggccccaaacttctatttcttaaaagaaatatgggatttcattcattcaacaaacattactGAGGCGCTATGTACCACGTGATGGGGACACAAAAGTTGAGACATGGTCACATCCTATTCTCAAATAACACACAAATAAAAGGCAATTCCAGACAACCTTGTAAGGGCTAAGACAAAGAAAAGCTTAAGAGGCTAAAGACTACTTTGCTCAAACTATGGAGTGGGGCCAGAATCTGTGtctaggagagcagcagcagatggcccaagtgcttagaccccagccacccatgtgagagacccagatggagttcctgtttcctggcttcagcctggcccagcaccagtcctagccattgcagccaagatctctcactctccatctcttttgtaactgtctttaaaataaataaataaatgctaaacttttttttaataagtaaaaaagaaataagggagAGTTTTCTGGAAGAAAAGGATTCTCCAAGCTCAGTTAGGAAGGATGAACAGCAGGGAGTCAGATGAAGAATTAAGACAGCAAGGGGAAGGGGAAAAATGACATTTCAGGCAAAAGCAAGAGTGCCATCATCTTAGGGGTGAGAAAGAACTAGATGTATCTAGAGAAGAGGTGGATAAAGGTGGCTGAGGTTCGAGAGAAACAAGAAAGGTAATTGTTAAGAGACTACATGGGAAAGAGTGTTGGGAGCCAGAAAACACAGGATCATATATATCAGGCTAAGTTGTTTTTGCAGGATGCTTATCTATAATAGAGAGTGGATTCAATCATTTTCCTTATcatattctgttttaaaaattagcaattggggttggtgctgtggtgcagtaggttaatcctccacctgcagcaccagcatcccatataggtgctggttctagtcccggctgctccacttccgacccagctctctgctatgacctgggaaagcagtagaagatggcccaagcaattgggcccctgcatctgcgtgggagacccagaataagctcctggctcctggctttggattggctcagctttggctgttgcagccatttggggagtgaaccagtgatggaagacatttctgctctctctctttcatgagAGAAATGACAAGGATCTGCATTAAGTAAACATGAAGAAGGAAAACAATTAAGGAGATATAACCCTACACGTTCCATCTTCCATCTCAATTACTTGTGTAAATGCTTGAAAGAGGTTATATCCTTATCACGGAACTTAAGCTTTGTACATGGCAGAGCGGGTGTTCagcttcatactttttttttctttttttccaggtgaatcagcaaggagctggattggaaatggaggaggaggGACTGGAAATAGACATCATATTAGCGGATCACAGAGTCCCAGCTGAGCTAAGCCccctcaagatttttttttttttttttgacagcagagagaaaggtcttccttttccattagttcacccaccaagggccactgcagctggcgcaccgtaccgatctgaagccaggagccaggtgcttctcctggtctcccttgcgggtgcagggcccaaggacctgggccatcctccactgttctcccgggccacagcagagagctggcctggaagaggggcaaccgggacagaatccggtgccccgaccaggactagaacccggtgtgccggcaccgcaagacagaggattagccaagtgagccctggcatCGGCCCAgcttcatactttttaaaagaaaactcccATATTAACTTTTGTTTCAAACATTAAAATATCTCAACAATCAAGAAGTTTTCTTGAGAAAAGCAGTTACTATCTTATGATATTGATTTCTAGCTTACTAACTAAAAATTCCTGAGCCCTACCATCATTCAAAACCAGTCCTGCAGCTCAGAAAGGTTGGCTTGAAATGCTTTAAATTCTAAAGATCTTTTTAATGATACTACCTACATCTTTGTTCCTAACACTTTAGGACACTGAAAAATAGAATAACTACAAGAAACTGTGCCTCAGTGTTTTAGTTGAAACATCAGAATATACTAAAGGAGTTCCATTTTACCAAATCTTTATATGCTAAGAGTAAGATGGTTAAGGTTTAGTAATAGATGATTTCAATTTtaacagacaaaacaaaaaacttttagGCATCCAAGGTTAAATAAGCAGACAGGGAGAAACGAGAAAAACCTCAAAGAAAGCAATAATCTATAATTACTTACAGAGCTGCAGCACCAGAGATAATTTCAATCAACTCTTTCGTGATGACAGCTTGGCGGGTACGGTTGAATGTCAAAGTCAGTTTGTCAATCATCTCAGCTAGAAAGTAAACCGAAAAGATTAGACAACAAAatctaaaactaaaaaagaacAACTTGCTAATTAACTTGCTTCatttaaaaagagacagaggtcagcgttgtggcatagtgggtaaagccgttgcctacAATGCAGGCAtacaatatgggtgccagttcaagtcccggctgctgcacttctgacccagctccgtGTTTAATGGCTGGgaaaaagcaatgggagatggcctgagtgtttggagccccttacacccacgtgggagacccagaagctcctggctcctggctttgccctggtctagccccagtagTTGcaaccatcaggggagtgaatcagcagcggatggaaggttctctctctgtaactctggctttcaaatataaacaaaataaatcttcaataagagatcctatttctttttctttttgggtaCCAAAGTtggccttttttatttatttgaaaggcatagttagagagagggaaaaacagagaaagagacacttctatctgctgattcactccccaggcaacagctgtggctgggccaagctgaagccaggagcttcttcagggtctcttcCATGTAGGtttagggactcaagcacttgggttgtcctccactgctttcccaggcacattaacagggagctggatggaaactggagcatctgggactcaaaataggattcatatgggatgctggtgctgtaggtggaggctttacctgcaatgccacaatggtggcccctcaaaaaaaaaaaaaatattatgttaaCATTTTTAGTGTTACTCTGGGTAACAGACAGTTCAGCAGAGGATGCACTGTGCACACAAAAGCACTCTTGCTAGTCCTGCCTGGATCACGTGCTTACAAGCATTCTTGCTGGCGTTGTCCATGGCTGTCATTCTTGCACTCTGCTCACTGGTGGTAGACTCCTTCAGAGAGTAGTAGATGATGTTGGCCAGATTGTATTCTTGGTAATTTTGTAGCACATCAGCATCAACATCATCATAGATGCTCATGCTCTCTGTTAAAACAAGTGATAAATTTCTTTGAAGCCATACAGAACAAAAACTGATTTTTATCAAAACAGCTTGCTAGTGCCCAACCCTTTATAATAACCGAAAAAGAATCTATTTACATGATATAAATAGCATATTTTCAGCAAAATATAATGTACAAAGCATTTGATATATGAGCTCAGAGGCTTAACTTAAAAATAAGACCCTGACATTGAAAATAACAATGAATTTCACAGTTATGAAATCCAGTGCAGAGCATCTAGCAGTCCCCATCACAAGGCTAGCAAGCGctcaataaatgttcaaaaaaattaatggaatgaTTGAAAGCAGAATAGTGGAATTAAATAATTCTGATTTAGTCATTTGATTATTAGAGAAACATGAATGTGTCACTCTGGAAAGTgagaaaggaagacatttttctaagCATATGAAAGTTTGTGAGAACTATAAGCTGTtatgaattttagttttatttaggAGTACATTTCTAAATCCATTCATTAGGATAAAGTAATGCTATagtattgtattttataaaatttcagaTAGTACTATCATATCTTTTATTTTAGGTATTAAGAAAAAATagctaattaaaaatgtttcattggCTGAGCAAGGCATCCCAActtcaaaaattctaaaatgtaagGGTTTTgccttagaaaaacaaaattggttCTAGAATTTCTAGGGTGCTTCACTGGACAGTGATGACTTTACTCAAAAGATAAAATCAATGGGTTAACATTACGTTAGTTGTCAAGACTGTTCAAATATGTACACGATTTTGGTTGTATTATACTTGAGTCCCACACATAGATAAGTCAATTTAATCTTTGAAGACAGAAAACCCATCTAATGAGGACCCCAATAGATAAATATTTCCCTCTCAATTCTACATGCAAAAATACTTGTCATATAAAAAATACTTACCAGCACTTGCAATGGTATTAAGGGAAAAAATTGGCTTTTCTTCTGTCTTATAGGAGATTACAGACCTAGAAATGACAAAAGCATAAGTAAAtctcaaaataacttttaagcagacatttagttattttaaaatatggacaaAAACATCTctgatttctgtgtttttcttactTAAATCGATTAAAGATGATAGACCCTTCATCAAACTCATATCCAGAGTTTAATAATTCAAGAGCAATGACTGACGCATCTCCAAAAGTAGGGGGCTTTCTTCCAACTTCTTTGAATGTCACTAGAAACTGGTCAGAATGAGTCCTGTAGGAAAATCCAGAGATcacttaaaatcatttaaaaaaaactcagagaacaagttaaaaacattttcatgcaTCAAGTTTTCTTGGGGGGCAGAGATGTGGGTAGTGGTGCTGACTCCCTAAATTGTTCCACACATTATCAGGATTGTTCCCTTCCTTTGGCACCTGTAattgctcctggcttttggcccaagctgttgcagccatttggggagtaaatcagcagatggaagacctctctttccctctctttctagttctgactttcaaataaataaataaatatgtcttgaaaaaaaaaaaaaaagataaatttgggaGCAGATGTTCAGTCTTGAATTAAAGACTCCCATTTCTTACATGTGAGTACCTGGCTTTGATTCTTGTCTCTGGTTCCTGATtatagcttcctgccaatgtagaaccctgagaagcagtgatgatactcaagtaattgggttcctgccacacacatgggagacctgggctgcattattcccacctgctggtctcaGTCCCAGCCTACCCTTAgtggctgtgggcatctgggtagtaaacaagtagatgggcatactttttctgtctccctgatacttacaaataaataaataaaaatatgagcttGTTTGGGTGCAGAAATTCTTGAAACCTATAGTTTGACCatattatacattttccatgaacttttaggaCACCCCTCATatttctcttcttccaattcTGATGAACTACTGATTATTTCTAACATCTCCAGGCTGTGATAGCTTCTCATATTCCCTTTTTGGCTTAGTGCCAATAGCTTTTGCTAGTCCCATCATATTCAACTTACGGTTTTTATCAGAGAAGTAACATACAGTATACAcatacagtaaaaaataaaaacaaaacaaaaaactctgggAGTATACAAAACATGGTAACCAAAAAGGACACTTTGCTTAAACAAACTATTAAAGAACCTTCCATTTGTTCATACTTGTACCCCTTTgaacataaaatgaaattacCTATGAAGTATGCCCCTGATTTTGTCACCAACTCCAACCAGCATAACTTCTTTTCCAGCTGCTGTGAGTGCAGCCACCTCACTTTTCATCTGTTTGGCGACAGAGGAATGAATAGCACCACAAAGCCCTCGATCTGAGGACACACCAATAAGGAGGTGTTTCTTCTTGTCTTCAGGTGCCTTAATATCAGCTTTTTCATACAGAGcttaacaaacacacacacacacaaaaagcaagAATTTGTAAAATGTACTTTACAAATAGCAACAACACTTAGTTGACATAAGATTTGCCTATTTTCAAAATACGCATTTAAATTTAGGTGACACATGAGTACAGTCAGAAGTGTCTGTACTTATTCATTGTACAACCAAAGCTGAAAAGCATAAACATTTAAATCTCTGTATAACAAAGGTTCCTAAGGGTCAATTATTAGCCAAGTTTATCTCAAATACtgagtaaaataaatctctaCTACATTTAAATTACTTGTAAGAGGCCAGAAGCATAGAGATTCCCACTTATATTGATATCAGACCTCTAAAGAATGCAAACAAAAAATGTAGGTAGGCAAGTAGGCAAGTATTTACTGAGCTCTTCGTATTTAGTTCTTATAAAAACAACTCATGTTAAAATAATAGATGACACTTTATTTTTGGCATTATTTACCAGCTTCACTTTGTTGGTCTCTGGTCTTCCTAGAAGCAGAGACCAAGAGCAAATTAAATGGGATTAAAGgtacacatattttatatgtgaaaTGCCTGTGACAGAAAATGGGAGGTAAGTGGTAGGTGGCTAAGAAAGCCCTCATGCCACAAAACAAGTCTGACCCATGGGAAGGAGAGGAACAAAGACTGGGCAGCAGCTTCCAAAACCACTGGCAGCTcaaggaaagttcaccagagctGTTGGAGAGCTCCAAGTCTCTGAAGAACAGGTGGGCTTTAGTAGCGTTAGCATCCAGCTCAGTCACTGACTAGGAGCAGCCCTTGGGAAACACAGCCAGCTCAAATACAGGTTGGTTTCCAGCAGTTGAGACCAACTGTGGCTCCCTACAGGTGCAAGGAACATTTTCAGAATTGCCACATTTACACATTCCAACCAAACTTCTACTATTTCCTTTTTCAATACACAGCAGTGAATCTCAAATGCCAGTACCTGAGGATCCACatacaaaaagcagaaagaagtcTGCTTAACTCTAAGGCTGATAGGGGTGTAAAGAACACTCCTTTCAAGCctctttttatgatttatatcATGCAGCATAAaatgactattttaaatttttaaaatttaaaaggatttacCATTTAGTAACTAGCAATTAGCACCTTTTTAGTTTAAAGGGCTTAGAAACTGATTGGTGGTCtcccaaaaattattttatctatttgttgaaagagaaagaaatagagatggATGATTGATAGATatctcttccatccgctggctcactccctgaatgcctgcaacagctggggctgggccaagccaaaggtaGTAACCTGGAACTCATACAGGTCTGCCTCATGgattgcagagacccaagtacttgagtattTATCTGCAGCTTCCCATAGtgcgctttagcaggaagctggatcagaagtggagctggaattcaaaactagggactccactatgggatgtgggcatcccaagtggcaacttaaccactgttccaaatgCCTTTGATTGGTAGTTTTGACATAAATAATTAACATTATaccagccggtgccatggctcacttggctaatcctctgcctgtggcgcctgcaccccgggttctagtcctggttggggcaccaggtactagtcccagttgctattcttccagtccagctctctgctgtgttccgggagggcagcggaggatggcccaagtgcttgggcccctgcacctgcatcggagaccaggagaaggcacccagctcctggcttcagatcagcgcagcacctgctgtggcagccattgggggagtgaaccaacagaaggaaggcctttatctctgtctctctctcactgtctatatctacctgtcaaattaaaaaaaattataccaaaaatACTATAAACAGATATCTATactagtttcttcttcttcttctttttttgacaggcagagtggatagtgagagagagacagagagaaaggtcttcccttaccgttggctcaccctccaatggccaccgcggccagtgcactgcgctgatccaaagccaggagccaggtgcttctcctggtctcccatggggtgcagggcccaagcacttgggccatcctccactgcactccctggccacagcagagagctggcctggaagaggggcaactaggacaaaatccggcgccccgaccgggactagaacccggtgtgccagcgccgcaaggtggaggattagcctagtgagccgcggcgccggccatagtttcttctttttttaaaagagagtaaTTTTTTGTTTAGAGACTTTTAGGGGGTAACAActttattattcatatttatatcaACAATAAATATGAACAGTAAAATGATTTTCCCCTTTTCATAAAAGTATGCTAGAGAGTAATTTTTCAAGAAGCCTTTCTTTTCCAAAGTTGACTTAGCCATAGTTTTAGATTGAGTAACTTAGTAAGAAAAATCACTATTTAGTAGACAAGGTACAGACACAATTATTGAGTGCCCACCATAGCACATACATTCTTCATGTGTTAGATATCCAAGTCAAGGATTGTCCCATTTTAGGCCAGACTTGAGAGCcagccaaccaaccaaccagACTTCACTGAGCAACCATGTGCTTCTTATTATGCAAGCAGAGAATGcaactcattcattcatgaaaaaaaaaaaaaatacagttggagCTAATAAAGATGGCTAAAATGAAAACTATCCAGCTCTTCACAATTTTTGCTTCTTTCCAAGACAAAGTCACAAATACTTTTAGGAACATTTTTATCTAATGCATTATTCTAGGAAAAAATTCAGACAATGTTTAAAGCTAACAGTAACATATAACAGTTCATAAAATACAAAAGCTATGATGACAAACCACCTATGTTCAAACAGTTCCCATTATATGTGAACCTGAGCAAGTTACTTAAGTATGCAACGGTTCCTACTGCTAGAAGTGTTGCTACAAACACATGGGAAGTGGACCTACATGAAAAATGAGTACATGGAAAGTAATTTGAATAGGCCAGGTGTCACAGTCAGCACTAAATAAAAGTCATCTGTAGTCTTCCTTATGTTAAATACACGCACTCTTCTTACCTAAAGATCCTATTCCATATACTCGAGCTGGTTTCAGCTCCCTCTCAGCTCGGGCATATTTTGCTGCTGCCACCATTTTCATAGACTTGGTAATTTTCTGGATGTTTTTGATTGACTTTAGTCGCCTGGTAACTGAAAAACAGAAGTGCTGTGTTATAATTTCATTTGTCAGGCTACTGAAAAACTAAGTGCAGTGTACAAAAATTGGTACTAGACCATCAATAAACAGCATGTGCTAGACCCCTAAACTGTGAGAGGAAAGGGTATGACTGGCTGCTACTTAGGGTAAGCAAAAGGCAAAATAAAGGAACTGTACATTAAGTATTAAATGGCACTGAAAATGGTCATAACCACGTATTTCATAACATTGTCCATATATATACTCAAATAGTATAGTGCTGTCCTAGTTATATGATCATCCTATAAACGATAGAATCAGAACAAGATGTTCTCATGTCACCTCATAGCTTCTTTACCAAAGCAAGTTCAATTTCCCACACAAATAAATGTAGatggtttgtcaattttgaccAAATATACAATGCTAATGCAGTATAGTTCTGAaactatttttgcaaaaatttagTTTTTCTTAATTCATGCATCAAGACAAATAACATACTTACTATCTTTCAAAGTTGCCATATTTCGAACTTGGACCCTGggaaaaaaggttttaaaaatattttagtttttattaaaatagtatCATCATACAAGACAAACTttcaattaatatatttaaagaataccCCATAAAAAAGTAAATGTCAAATACAGGACTCAGAatctatttgaatatatttttaaatccctTAATACTGGTATCATACCCTGTATCAAAGACCTCAAATACAAGCCCTCAAGTGAAGCTGAAATGGCATTCAGAAATGCTATATTCCCACTATCATATCTTTGCCTAAATTGTATATGCAAAAACTCCTTTCCCTTGTTAGGCTGCCCAACCATACTTAAAATCAAGACTAGCTGGATCTTTGACTTCCCAAACTCATTTTATCGTCAGTTATACAGTCTAACATGACTACATGCATCTGAGTATAGTTTTATTTAAAACCATTCTTAACTTTCtcaattcaacaaacatttccCAAGCAGCTTTTGTGTTCCAAGCACTGGTGAATAGGACATGGTCTCTGATCACAAGAGGCATATTATTAGCTCATAAACAAGATTCATGAAAACTGAGATCtacataatatttaataaaattattttctagtcTTTGAAATTAAAGTGCTCAGGCACTAAAGTCAAAATGGTTAGACTTAAATGGAGTGTTA is a genomic window containing:
- the ATP5F1C gene encoding ATP synthase subunit gamma, mitochondrial isoform X2 — translated: MFSRASVAGLSARALQPQWVQVRNMATLKDITRRLKSIKNIQKITKSMKMVAAAKYARAERELKPARVYGIGSLALYEKADIKAPEDKKKHLLIGVSSDRGLCGAIHSSVAKQMKSEVAALTAAGKEVMLVGVGDKIRGILHRTHSDQFLVTFKEVGRKPPTFGDASVIALELLNSGYEFDEGSIIFNRFKSVISYKTEEKPIFSLNTIASAESMSIYDDVDADVLQNYQEYNLANIIYYSLKESTTSEQSARMTAMDNASKNASEMIDKLTLTFNRTRQAVITKELIEIISGAAAL
- the ATP5F1C gene encoding ATP synthase subunit gamma, mitochondrial isoform X3, giving the protein MFSRASVAGLSARALQPQWVQVRNMATLKDITRRLKSIKNIQKITKSMKMVAAAKYARAERELKPARVYGIGSLALYEKADIKAPEDKKKHLLIGVSSDRGLCGAIHSSVAKQMKSEVAALTAAGKEVMLVGVGDKIRGILHRTHSDQFLVTFKEVGRKPPTFGDASVIALELLNSGYEFDEGSIIFNRFKSVISYKTEEKPIFSLNTIASAESMSIYDDVDADVLQNYQEYNLANIIYYSLKESTTSEQSARMTAMDNASKNASEMIDKLTLTFNRTRQAVITKELIEIISGAAAL
- the ATP5F1C gene encoding ATP synthase subunit gamma, mitochondrial isoform X4, which produces MKMVAAAKYARAERELKPARVYGIGSLALYEKADIKAPEDKKKHLLIGVSSDRGLCGAIHSSVAKQMKSEVAALTAAGKEVMLVGVGDKIRGILHRTHSDQFLVTFKEVGRKPPTFGDASVIALELLNSGYEFDEGSIIFNRFKSVISYKTEEKPIFSLNTIASAESMSIYDDVDADVLQNYQEYNLANIIYYSLKESTTSEQSARMTAMDNASKNASEMIDKLTLTFNRTRQAVITKELIEIISGAAAL
- the ATP5F1C gene encoding ATP synthase subunit gamma, mitochondrial isoform X1 is translated as MFSRASVAGLSARALQPQWVQVRNMATLKDITRRLKSIKNIQKITKSMKMVAAAKYARAERELKPARVYGIGSLALYEKADIKAPEDKKKHLLIGVSSDRGLCGAIHSSVAKQMKSEVAALTAAGKEVMLVGVGDKIRGILHRTHSDQFLVTFKEVGRKPPTFGDASVIALELLNSGYEFDEGSIIFNRFKSVISYKTEEKPIFSLNTIASAESMSIYDDVDADVLQNYQEYNLANIIYYSLKESTTSEQSARMTAMDNASKNASEMIDKLTLTFNRTRQAVITKELIEIISGAAALD